The Chryseobacterium oranimense genome contains the following window.
ATGGATATCACTCCGGACAGTTCATTCACGAAAGATCTGGAAATGGACAGCATAGAAATCGTTTCTTTTTCCGAGAAAATCAAAGCGCATTTCGGGGATCAGATTGACTTCACAGGATGGCTGTCTTCTATGGACTTAGACGAACTGATCAACCTTGACCTCCGTATGATCATCAATTATATCTACGAATGCCAATAATCAATGTAAACCATAAACAGGTTCATATTCAGGAACTCAACAAAGGAGCTGAACAGACAGTGGTGCTTATCCACGGGATGTTCAGCAACCTCTCCATTTATTATTTTAATATTGCCCCGATTCTGGCGAAGCATTTCCACGTGGTGATGTACGATCTGAAAAGCCACGGCATGAGCGAGCGTTTTACAGACGGCTACGATCTGGAAAGTATGTCATCTGATGTACTGGCTCTGATGGATGTTTTAAATCTTAAAAAAGCACATCTGGCCGGATACAGTTTCGGAGGATTGATTGCTTTGAAAACAGCACTGAAAGCGCCGGAACGTGTCAGTCAGCTGGTCGTTATAGAAGCCCCGGATCCTCAGGATGAAAAGGCCCGTAACATCATCGATGAGTATAGCAAAGAATTCCTCGAACATTACGTGGCTAATTTTACGGACACCACCAAAGTGCAGATGGGCAAAAGACAGATGGAGAAAAACCACCGGATGTATGAATTCCTGTTTGAAAAGACCAGCATCAAAGCAGACATGATCAGGGAAAAACATTTTCTGAAGGAAGCCAATTTCTCAGAGCTGCATACTCCCACACTTCTGCTTTACGGATCCGAATCGAACTGTAAACCTACAGGAGAATGGCTGAAAACGCAGATCATTTCATCTGAACTGGAACTTATTCCGGGAGATCACAATGTCCCGATACAGGAACCCGTTCGGATCGCAGAATCGATGGTTCATTTTTTATCTCAATCATTATCTAACGCATTAACACAAAATCATGGCTAAATTTGTATTTGTTGTTCCACCATTGACGGGCCATGTCAATCCAACCTTAAGCATCGGCGCAGAATTACTGCAACGGGGGCATAAAGTGGCCTGGATCAGTCTTGACAAAAATTTAAGTACAAAACTTCCTGTCGGGGGAGAACTTTTGCTCATTCAATATGACCAGACCAACGAGGAGAAAAGAGAAAGTGAAAGCTATCTCGATATTATTTCTAAAAAAGTAGTCTACGGTATCGACAGTATTAAGTTTCTTTACGATGACGTATTGATTCCTTTAAACAGACATTGCTACAATGGAATTGTTACCCTGCTGAAACAGTATCAACCTGATTTGGTGATTGGAGATCATCAGTTATTTGCTGCCGCTATTGCCGCTAAAAAACTGAATCTTCTCTACAGCACGTCCGTTACCGCTCCGGCCGCCATTAAAATGATGGACGAGTTGCCTAAAGTACACGAATGGGAAGTCAATAAAATCATTGAACTACAGAAAGAACTGGGCGTAACGGAAAACAGTTCATTGGCTTCTTCCGATCTGTTGACCCTTGTTTTAACTTCAAAATATTTTTTTGGCGAAATGAATCTGCCGGAAAATTATCAGTTCACAGGACCAGTTCTTATGGAACGCCGCATCTCCTGTGAATTCGATTGGGACAGATTGAAAAGCAGCACCCACAAAAAGATCCTGGTAAGCATCGGAACCACTTTCGATCATGATCATAAAAAAGCATTCTTCCAAAAAGTGGTAGATGCCTTTAAAGATGAAGATCTTACCGTTGTATTAGTCTCTGATCCGCAGCTTTTTGACAGCTGGCCGGAGAACTTTATGGTCTACAATCAGGTTCCTCAACTGGATCTCTTGCCTTATCTGGATGGAGTCGTTTGTCACGGCGGTCACAATACCGTTTCTGAAGCCCTTTCCAATGGTCTTCCGTTGGTTGTAATCCCGATTGCGTATGATCAGTCTCATGTAGCAGGACGCGTCGTGCGTACCGGAGCAGGAGAGCGTCTTAATTTTAACAGATTTAAATCCCATCACTTAAACGAAGCTGTGAAAAATATATTAAATCATTCAGAATATAAAGAAGCTGCTGAAACGGTTCGTGAATCTTTCACCGAAGCCGGAGGTACAGCCACTGCAGCCAGTTTGCTCGAAAAAGCATTAATCCCTGCTGATGAAACCATAAAGCCGGGGTCTAAATTTTTATTTGTGATCCCACCGTTTTTTGGTCATATCAGTCCGACCTTAAGCGTAGGAGCCAGTCTGATTGCCCGTGGACACGAAGTAAAATGGTTTGGAATTACTCCTTTAGATAATAAACATATTCCGGAAGGAGGAAGTTATTTTTATCCTGAAGAAGATCTTATTCCGTTTCAGGAAGATATCAAACGTATTTTAAAGAGACAGGATGACGGGCCAGCGTGTTCAGGACCTGAAGTGATGAAGCTCGCCCTGGAAGAAACCTATGTTCCGTTTGCTAAAATGATGATGCCTGGTCTGGAACGTCTTGTACAGCAGTGGAAACCTGATGTCCTGGTGAATGACTGCATCACTTTCGGAGGAGCTCTTTTTGCCCACAAACACCATATTCCGTGTGTAACGACTACGCCTGTTCCTCCCGATGTAATGGGGGATACCGCGAATAATGCCCCAAAAATATTCGAATGGCAGCAAAATCTGATCAAAGATCTTCAAAAAGAAGTGGGGATCAATGATGAAGGTATTTTTATCCATTCCAATAAGCTGAATCTGGTATTCACATCGCAAACTTTTGCAGATTTTGAAACGGTACCGTCCCATATGAGATTTGTAGGTCCGGTAAAAGGACGTCCGAATCCGGCTCCGTTTGACTGGGAAAAGCTGGAAGCATCTACGACCCCAAAAATATTTGTATCACTTGGAACACTGTTGGTAGATATCCGGAAAGCCTTTTTTGAAAAAGTGATTGCCGCGTTTGCAGATCAGCCTGTAACAGTGATCGCAGCCACTCCGCCGGACATATTTGATGAATGGCCTTCTAATTTTATTGTGAACGGCTTTGTCCCTCAATCTGCATTGATGCCCCATATGGATGCGGTGATCTGTCACGGAGGTTTTAATACCGTTAACGATACATTCACCAACGGATTACCGATGTTGATTACCCCTATTGCCTACGACCATTTTCATATTGCTAAATTAATTGAAAAGGCAGGTTGCGGAATCAGCATCCGATACAAACGATTAAGGGTTGAGGCTCTTCGTGAAACTGTTTTTGAACTGCTGGAAAATCCGGCGTACAGAAACGCAGCGAAGGAGGTTCAGGCCAATTTGCTGAATGCCGGTGGTAATGACCGTGCGGTAGAGCTTCTGGAAGATTTTGTAGAACAACATCGTTCAACATTAGTTACGGTATAGCCTATGCGACGAAAATTGTTATTTGGTGAGCGCATGCTGCTGGGTGACGGAACAGAGCCCTTCAATGCGGTGATTCCGTTCCGGTTGCGCGGAACCTTTAAAGAGGAAAATATTCAACATGCGCTGAATCAGATTCAGCGCAAACATCCGTGGTTGAGAGCACTCATCAGTCATGATGAAAATAATATCCCGTGGTTTGAAGTTCCGGAAAGACGTCTGCCCATCCCGATACGGATGGTTGTCCGAAAAGGGGAGGATGACTGGAAAGAAGAATCCGCAAGAGAGTGGAAAACCTTATTTAATTACGGAGAATTACCGCTGATCCGTTTTGTATGGATCAAAGGGGAAGAGGTTTCAGATATGCTTTTTTCTTTTCATCACTGTTTGTGTGATGGTGGTTCTGCAATGGCTTTCATGTATGAATTTTTGCAGCTGCTGGATCGTCCTACTGCAGAAATTGGGGTGGAAAATCCCATACTCGGAATTCATGATGTGGTTCCTGCTGAGATTTTAACGAATCGCAAACAAAAACTGAAAGCGAAAGTGATCGGAAGGCTGGCCGCAACAGCCATCAAATGTATTCCTGTCAGCAAAAAAGCTATTGACCGGCAAAATGATTATCTGATCCACTGGAAATTTGACAAAGAAATGAGTCAGGAGCTGATTGCTTACTGTAAATCACAGGAAGTTACGGTTAATACGTTCCTGAGTGCGGCAGTCCTTCAGGCATTTAAAAAAGTGAGAGGGGCAGCGGCCTTCAATAAGGTATCGTGTCCGGTAGATATCAGACGGTTTGCAAAGCAGATCAAGGAGGATCATATTTTTGCTTTCGGGCTGATGATCGTGGTTTCAGCGAATCAAAAAATAAGTTTCTCAGAAAATTTAAGACTGATGCAGGAATCTGTAGAACGGAAAACCTCCAAACTGAATCCTTACATTACCATGATGGTGATGGAATCCGCGCATGATGCTTTGAAAAATTTCACGAAGCTGTTAAAGCACGGCAAATCTTCCAACGACTGTATGTTTTCCAATCTGGGACGCATTCAGATTCCTCATCAATACAAGGAATTTACACTGGATACCATTTTCAGTCCTTCGGTGATTGGGCCTTTGGGCAATACCACAACGATGGTGACATCAACATTCAACGGGGAAATGGATTTTTCATTTGTAGGAAGCGAAGGATATTTACCATATGCTGAAGCCCTGGCGATTCGTGATGAGGTGATTCAGACGGTGAAATTACAATTAGACCACATAGCAGTATTATGATCAGGCGAAATTTAATGATGGTGGAACGGATCATGTATGTGGATCCCGAAACACCTGTCAATTGTGTATTTACGGCAAAAATTAAAGGGAATATCCCTGAGGAAAACTTTAAGGCTGCTTTAGAAAAAATCCAGCAAAAACATCCTTTGCTGAGAACGAGGATTGATAACAGCAGTGAAAAGTATCCTTTTTTTATAGAAGAAAAAGAAATGGGACCCATTCCGCTCCGTATTGTTGAGCGGAAA
Protein-coding sequences here:
- a CDS encoding acyl carrier protein, which codes for MDTINNTLQLNHEELFTLLKGFITEVIGAEFVEEMDITPDSSFTKDLEMDSIEIVSFSEKIKAHFGDQIDFTGWLSSMDLDELINLDLRMIINYIYECQ
- a CDS encoding alpha/beta fold hydrolase, with translation MPIINVNHKQVHIQELNKGAEQTVVLIHGMFSNLSIYYFNIAPILAKHFHVVMYDLKSHGMSERFTDGYDLESMSSDVLALMDVLNLKKAHLAGYSFGGLIALKTALKAPERVSQLVVIEAPDPQDEKARNIIDEYSKEFLEHYVANFTDTTKVQMGKRQMEKNHRMYEFLFEKTSIKADMIREKHFLKEANFSELHTPTLLLYGSESNCKPTGEWLKTQIISSELELIPGDHNVPIQEPVRIAESMVHFLSQSLSNALTQNHG
- a CDS encoding glycosyltransferase, whose translation is MAKFVFVVPPLTGHVNPTLSIGAELLQRGHKVAWISLDKNLSTKLPVGGELLLIQYDQTNEEKRESESYLDIISKKVVYGIDSIKFLYDDVLIPLNRHCYNGIVTLLKQYQPDLVIGDHQLFAAAIAAKKLNLLYSTSVTAPAAIKMMDELPKVHEWEVNKIIELQKELGVTENSSLASSDLLTLVLTSKYFFGEMNLPENYQFTGPVLMERRISCEFDWDRLKSSTHKKILVSIGTTFDHDHKKAFFQKVVDAFKDEDLTVVLVSDPQLFDSWPENFMVYNQVPQLDLLPYLDGVVCHGGHNTVSEALSNGLPLVVIPIAYDQSHVAGRVVRTGAGERLNFNRFKSHHLNEAVKNILNHSEYKEAAETVRESFTEAGGTATAASLLEKALIPADETIKPGSKFLFVIPPFFGHISPTLSVGASLIARGHEVKWFGITPLDNKHIPEGGSYFYPEEDLIPFQEDIKRILKRQDDGPACSGPEVMKLALEETYVPFAKMMMPGLERLVQQWKPDVLVNDCITFGGALFAHKHHIPCVTTTPVPPDVMGDTANNAPKIFEWQQNLIKDLQKEVGINDEGIFIHSNKLNLVFTSQTFADFETVPSHMRFVGPVKGRPNPAPFDWEKLEASTTPKIFVSLGTLLVDIRKAFFEKVIAAFADQPVTVIAATPPDIFDEWPSNFIVNGFVPQSALMPHMDAVICHGGFNTVNDTFTNGLPMLITPIAYDHFHIAKLIEKAGCGISIRYKRLRVEALRETVFELLENPAYRNAAKEVQANLLNAGGNDRAVELLEDFVEQHRSTLVTV
- a CDS encoding condensation domain-containing protein, giving the protein MRRKLLFGERMLLGDGTEPFNAVIPFRLRGTFKEENIQHALNQIQRKHPWLRALISHDENNIPWFEVPERRLPIPIRMVVRKGEDDWKEESAREWKTLFNYGELPLIRFVWIKGEEVSDMLFSFHHCLCDGGSAMAFMYEFLQLLDRPTAEIGVENPILGIHDVVPAEILTNRKQKLKAKVIGRLAATAIKCIPVSKKAIDRQNDYLIHWKFDKEMSQELIAYCKSQEVTVNTFLSAAVLQAFKKVRGAAAFNKVSCPVDIRRFAKQIKEDHIFAFGLMIVVSANQKISFSENLRLMQESVERKTSKLNPYITMMVMESAHDALKNFTKLLKHGKSSNDCMFSNLGRIQIPHQYKEFTLDTIFSPSVIGPLGNTTTMVTSTFNGEMDFSFVGSEGYLPYAEALAIRDEVIQTVKLQLDHIAVL